A genomic region of Branchiostoma lanceolatum isolate klBraLanc5 chromosome 4, klBraLanc5.hap2, whole genome shotgun sequence contains the following coding sequences:
- the LOC136433837 gene encoding apoptosis regulatory protein Siva-like: MPKRPNPWGDYAPQLKTHVGQKEVNLGVCKEQNMKAVYEHTQKMLFDGARKCTGAVDFTVAVTDVPMDHQHGDHLLTGQMHLDRYLQVPQVHAGANGVTNGTNGVTNGANGVTNGANGVTNGANGVTNGANGVTNGANGVTNGVNGHSHGLNGHSIGLNGHSLGLNGHSLGLNGHSLGLNGHGVANGGANGHSHLNGHHKAMPGKGSLSPTSCQVCSRPIRALYRCSFCDKAMCSSCQRQCSNCYGEFCLLCSVANYDSRDETAYCLSCST; the protein is encoded by the exons ATGCCAAAGCGACCTAACCCGTGGGGAGACTACGCCCCGCAGCTGAAGACTCATGTCGGCCAGAAGGAAGTCAACCTGGGCGTCTGCAAGGAGCAGAATATGAAGGCTGTGTACG AGCACACACAGAAGATGCTATTCGACGGTGCAAGGAAGTGTACCGGTGCTGTGGACTTCACTGTGGCTGTCACAGATGTGCCCATGGACCACCagcatggcgaccacctgttgACAGGACAGATGCACCTGGATAGATACCTCCAGGTGCCTCAGGTGCACGCAG GTGCAAATGGTGTGACCAATGGTACAAACGGAGTGACCAATGGTGCAAACGGAGTGACCAATGGTGCAAACGGAGTGACCAATGGTGCAAACGGAGTGACCAATGGTGCAAACGGAGTGACCAATGGTGCTAATGGTGTGACTAATGGCGTAAATGGTCACTCCCATGGACTTAACGGTCACTCCATTGGACTTAATGGTCACTCCCTTGGACTCAACGGTCACTCCCTTGGACTCAACGGTCACTCCCTTGGACTCAACGGACACGGTGTGGCTAACGGTGGTGCAAATGGTCACTCCCACCTGAACGGTCACCACAAAGCCATGCCAGGGAAAG GTTCTCTCAGCCCAACTTCGTGCCAGGTGTGCAGCCGTCCAATCCGAGCCCTGTACCGCTGCAGCTTCTGTGACAAGGCCATGTGCTCCTCCTGCCAGCGCCAGTGCAGCAACTGCTATGGGGAGTTCTGTCTCCTCTGCTCAGTGGCCAA TTATGACTCCAGAGATGAGACAGCATACTGCTTGAGCTGCTCAACTTGA
- the LOC136433834 gene encoding uncharacterized protein isoform X1, producing the protein MLLIVVVFSAWFPNAHGQSLARLYGLQPTGGAQWGPWAPWALCNTSPTACGTGTHVRHRQCQGVGCVPEIRGWQQIATFENGNCVKPCEADNGGRGAYYNGNWGEWSKWACTEPCQPGVQATRERYCDNPSPTPGHHCVGDDNGEQRQEEPAACEDYCAKEWTDWSSWSVCSMTCNAPVRKRIRDCLGIGAPCPGDAEETKNCDQDWRHDPCPAQHGEWGNWGAWSPDCYPQCLTGTRTRHRDCDNPPPVGDGEFCQGVDEDTKQCDIDEYMMTVCKAQAEWTKWSGWQECTATCGRATGFRTRQCKNPDGTLGNTCRGADKQEAQCSLPPCSALVFQEEEQGKIEALEKLREQEKNKIHHNIIVETVVEAKLPCRHDKGQLATEKATWKKDGKSLEVDGKHLVLDKWDLTIKSSRVNDTGIYVCRRGEKGDPDHAPIIYAVTVIPDKGKGVQTEKVGTEIKLPCNSGVLAIMIKGATAEWTRDKKIVKKMENLRTPSFVMDKPSVEDSGVYICNVKDPETKKHYTTNRVELKVLTANMMDKAFAKALDIRSKNPAVLFGALGGVGGFIVLVGIVCLILKKLQANELKDEPQLSSDEEEKIGMLGSDEGEDGPVDEDKEDVLGEGETKAAPEEETGSGSDKEKQGSDTDQNVEEKGGSDDDDDDGGGDHGGSADEGDDDKGSADEGDDDKGSDDEGDDGGSGDEDDDGGSDEESDDGGNNNDTGTGTEDWPFYTSSR; encoded by the exons ATGCTGCTTATCGTTGTAGTATTTTCTGCTTGGTTTCCAAACGCCCATGGCCAAA GCCTTGCACGTCTGTATGGCTTACAGCCCACTGGAGGTGCACAGTGGGGCCCCTGGGCTCCCTGGGCACTGTGTAACACATCCCCAACCGCATGTGGAACAGGTACCCATGTCAGGCACAGGCAGTGCCAAGGCGTTGGCTGTGTACCCGAGATCAGGGGGTGGCAGCAAATAGCAACCTTTGAAAATGGGAACTGTGTAAAGCCTTGTGAAG CTGACAATGGTGGAAGAGGAGCTT ACTACAATGGGAACTGGGGAGAGTGGAGTAAGTGGGCCTGCACAGAGCCGTGCCAGCCTGGTGTTCAAGCTACGAGGGAGCGCTACTGTGATAACCCTAGTCCGACACCTGGACATCACTGTGTCGGGGATGACAACGGGGAACAGAGGCAGGAGGAGCCTGCTGCATGTGAGGATTACTGTGCAAAAG AGTGGACAGACTGGTCGTCCTGGTCTGTGTGCTCGATGACCTGCAATGCCCCTGTGAGGAAGAGGATCAGAGATTGTCTGGGGATTGGGGCTCCTTGTCCTGGAGACGCAGAGGAGACCAAGAACTGTGATCAGGATTGGAGGCATGACCCCTGTCCTGCCC AGCATGGCGAGTGGGGAAATTGGGGTGCATGGTCACCAGACTGCTACCCACAGTGCCTCACAGGAACCCGCACCAGACACAGGGACTGTGACAACCCTCCTCCTGTCGGGGATGGGGAAT TCTGCCAAGGAGTGGATGAAGACACGAAGCAGTGTGATATAGATGAGTACATGATGACAGTGTGTAAAGCTCAAGCAGAGTGGACAAAGTGGAGCGGGTGGCAAGAGTGCACAGCCACATGTGGCAGGGCTACAG GATTCAGAACGAGGCAGTGTAAGAACCCAGATGGGACCCTGGGGAACACCTGTCGTGGGGCCGACAAACAAGAGGCTCAATGTTCCCTGCCACCTTGTTCTGCACTGGTATTTCAAGAGGAGGAACAGGGCAAGATAGAAGCACTTGAAAAACTCAGAGAGCAAGAGAAAAACA AGATCCATCACAATATCATAGTAGAGACGGTTGTGGAGGCTAAACTACCCTGCAGGCATGACAAGGGTCAACTGGCTACTGAAAAAGCTACATGGAAAAAAGACGGCAAGTCCCTAGAGGTGGATGGAAAACACTTGGTGTTGGACAAGTGGGATCTAA CCATCAAGTCCTCCAGGGTTAATGACACAGGCATCTATGTTTGCAGGAGGGGTGAAAAAGGAGATCCAGACCATGCGCCGATAATATACGCAGTAACAG TGATTCCAGACAAGGGCAAAGGTGTGCAGACTGAGAAGGTTGGCACCGAAATCAAGCTGCCCTGCAACAGTGGGGTGTTAGCCATCATGATCAAGGGGGCAACTGCTGAATGGACAAGGGACAAAAAGATCGTTAAGAAAATGGAAAACCTGAGA ACCCCCAGTTTTGTGATGGACAAACCTAGCGTGGAGGACTCTGGTGTGTACATCTGCAATGTGAAAGATCCAGAGACAAAGAAACACTACACAACCAACAGGGTGGAACTAAAGG TCCTCACGGCTAACATGATGGACAAAGCTTTTGCCAAGGCGCTGGACATACGATCAAAGAACCCGGCCGTCCTCTTCGGAGCCCTTGGTGGAGTCGGGGGATTCATAGTGCTTGTTGGCATCGTGTGCTTGATATTGAAAAA ACTCCAGGCCAATGAACTGAAGGACGAGCCACAACTGTCATCAGACGAGGAAGAGAAAATTGGCATG CTGGGATCCGATGAGGGTGAGGATGGACCAGTGGATGAAGACAAGGAAGATGTCCTTGGAGAGGGTGAAACGAAAGCAGCACCAGAGGAAGAAACAGGATCAGGCAGTGATAAAGAAAAACAGGGGTCAGACACTGAtcagaatgtagaagaaaaaggtggcagtgatgatgatgatgatgatggaggaGGTGACCATGGAGGTAGTGCTGATGAAGGTGATGATGATAAAGGAAGTGCTGATGAAGGTGATGATGATAAAGGAAGTGatgatgaaggtgatgatgGAGGAAgtggtgatgaagatgatgatggagGAAGCGATGAAGAAAGTGATGATGGAGGAAATAATAacgatacaggtacaggtacagaggatTGGCCTTTTTATACATCGTCTAGGTGA
- the LOC136433834 gene encoding uncharacterized protein isoform X2, producing MLLIVVVFSAWFPNAHGQSLARLYGLQPTGGAQWGPWAPWALCNTSPTACGTGTHVRHRQCQGVGCVPEIRGWQQIATFENGNCVKPCEADNGGRGAYYNGNWGEWSKWACTEPCQPGVQATRERYCDNPSPTPGHHCVGDDNGEQRQEEPAACEDYCAKEWTDWSSWSVCSMTCNAPVRKRIRDCLGIGAPCPGDAEETKNCDQDWRHDPCPAQHGEWGNWGAWSPDCYPQCLTGTRTRHRDCDNPPPVGDGEFCQGVDEDTKQCDIDEYMMTVCKAQAEWTKWSGWQECTATCGRATGFRTRQCKNPDGTLGNTCRGADKQEAQCSLPPCSALVFQEEEQGKIEALEKLREQEKNKIHHNIIVETVVEAKLPCRHDKGQLATEKATWKKDGKSLEVDGKHLVLDKWDLTIKSSRVNDTGIYVCRRGEKGDPDHAPIIYAVTVIPDKGKGVQTEKVGTEIKLPCNSGVLAIMIKGATAEWTRDKKIVKKMENLRTPSFVMDKPSVEDSGVYICNVKDPETKKHYTTNRVELKVLTANMMDKAFAKALDIRSKNPAVLFGALGGVGGFIVLVGIVCLILKKLQANELKDEPQLSSDEEEKIGMLGSDEGEDGPVDEDKEDVLGEGETKAAPEEETGSGSDKEKQGSDTDQNVEEKGGSDDDDDDGGGDHGGSADEGDDDKGSDDEGDDGGSGDEDDDGGSDEESDDGGNNNDTGTGTEDWPFYTSSR from the exons ATGCTGCTTATCGTTGTAGTATTTTCTGCTTGGTTTCCAAACGCCCATGGCCAAA GCCTTGCACGTCTGTATGGCTTACAGCCCACTGGAGGTGCACAGTGGGGCCCCTGGGCTCCCTGGGCACTGTGTAACACATCCCCAACCGCATGTGGAACAGGTACCCATGTCAGGCACAGGCAGTGCCAAGGCGTTGGCTGTGTACCCGAGATCAGGGGGTGGCAGCAAATAGCAACCTTTGAAAATGGGAACTGTGTAAAGCCTTGTGAAG CTGACAATGGTGGAAGAGGAGCTT ACTACAATGGGAACTGGGGAGAGTGGAGTAAGTGGGCCTGCACAGAGCCGTGCCAGCCTGGTGTTCAAGCTACGAGGGAGCGCTACTGTGATAACCCTAGTCCGACACCTGGACATCACTGTGTCGGGGATGACAACGGGGAACAGAGGCAGGAGGAGCCTGCTGCATGTGAGGATTACTGTGCAAAAG AGTGGACAGACTGGTCGTCCTGGTCTGTGTGCTCGATGACCTGCAATGCCCCTGTGAGGAAGAGGATCAGAGATTGTCTGGGGATTGGGGCTCCTTGTCCTGGAGACGCAGAGGAGACCAAGAACTGTGATCAGGATTGGAGGCATGACCCCTGTCCTGCCC AGCATGGCGAGTGGGGAAATTGGGGTGCATGGTCACCAGACTGCTACCCACAGTGCCTCACAGGAACCCGCACCAGACACAGGGACTGTGACAACCCTCCTCCTGTCGGGGATGGGGAAT TCTGCCAAGGAGTGGATGAAGACACGAAGCAGTGTGATATAGATGAGTACATGATGACAGTGTGTAAAGCTCAAGCAGAGTGGACAAAGTGGAGCGGGTGGCAAGAGTGCACAGCCACATGTGGCAGGGCTACAG GATTCAGAACGAGGCAGTGTAAGAACCCAGATGGGACCCTGGGGAACACCTGTCGTGGGGCCGACAAACAAGAGGCTCAATGTTCCCTGCCACCTTGTTCTGCACTGGTATTTCAAGAGGAGGAACAGGGCAAGATAGAAGCACTTGAAAAACTCAGAGAGCAAGAGAAAAACA AGATCCATCACAATATCATAGTAGAGACGGTTGTGGAGGCTAAACTACCCTGCAGGCATGACAAGGGTCAACTGGCTACTGAAAAAGCTACATGGAAAAAAGACGGCAAGTCCCTAGAGGTGGATGGAAAACACTTGGTGTTGGACAAGTGGGATCTAA CCATCAAGTCCTCCAGGGTTAATGACACAGGCATCTATGTTTGCAGGAGGGGTGAAAAAGGAGATCCAGACCATGCGCCGATAATATACGCAGTAACAG TGATTCCAGACAAGGGCAAAGGTGTGCAGACTGAGAAGGTTGGCACCGAAATCAAGCTGCCCTGCAACAGTGGGGTGTTAGCCATCATGATCAAGGGGGCAACTGCTGAATGGACAAGGGACAAAAAGATCGTTAAGAAAATGGAAAACCTGAGA ACCCCCAGTTTTGTGATGGACAAACCTAGCGTGGAGGACTCTGGTGTGTACATCTGCAATGTGAAAGATCCAGAGACAAAGAAACACTACACAACCAACAGGGTGGAACTAAAGG TCCTCACGGCTAACATGATGGACAAAGCTTTTGCCAAGGCGCTGGACATACGATCAAAGAACCCGGCCGTCCTCTTCGGAGCCCTTGGTGGAGTCGGGGGATTCATAGTGCTTGTTGGCATCGTGTGCTTGATATTGAAAAA ACTCCAGGCCAATGAACTGAAGGACGAGCCACAACTGTCATCAGACGAGGAAGAGAAAATTGGCATG CTGGGATCCGATGAGGGTGAGGATGGACCAGTGGATGAAGACAAGGAAGATGTCCTTGGAGAGGGTGAAACGAAAGCAGCACCAGAGGAAGAAACAGGATCAGGCAGTGATAAAGAAAAACAGGGGTCAGACACTGAtcagaatgtagaagaaaaaggtggcagtgatgatgatgatgatgatggaggaGGTGACCATGGAGGTAGTGCTGATGAAG GTGATGATGATAAAGGAAGTGatgatgaaggtgatgatgGAGGAAgtggtgatgaagatgatgatggagGAAGCGATGAAGAAAGTGATGATGGAGGAAATAATAacgatacaggtacaggtacagaggatTGGCCTTTTTATACATCGTCTAGGTGA
- the LOC136433834 gene encoding uncharacterized protein isoform X3: MLLIVVVFSAWFPNAHGQSLARLYGLQPTGGAQWGPWAPWALCNTSPTACGTGTHVRHRQCQGVGCVPEIRGWQQIATFENGNCVKPCEADNGGRGAYYNGNWGEWSKWACTEPCQPGVQATRERYCDNPSPTPGHHCVGDDNGEQRQEEPAACEDYCAKEWTDWSSWSVCSMTCNAPVRKRIRDCLGIGAPCPGDAEETKNCDQDWRHDPCPAQHGEWGNWGAWSPDCYPQCLTGTRTRHRDCDNPPPVGDGEFCQGVDEDTKQCDIDEYMMTVCKAQAEWTKWSGWQECTATCGRATGFRTRQCKNPDGTLGNTCRGADKQEAQCSLPPCSALVFQEEEQGKIEALEKLREQEKNKIHHNIIVETVVEAKLPCRHDKGQLATEKATWKKDGKSLEVDGKHLVLDKWDLTIKSSRVNDTGIYVCRRGEKGDPDHAPIIYAVTVIPDKGKGVQTEKVGTEIKLPCNSGVLAIMIKGATAEWTRDKKIVKKMENLRTPSFVMDKPSVEDSGVYICNVKDPETKKHYTTNRVELKVLTANMMDKAFAKALDIRSKNPAVLFGALGGVGGFIVLVGIVCLILKKLQANELKDEPQLSSDEEEKIGMLGSDEGEDGPVDEDKEDVLGEGETKAAPEEETGSGSDKEKQGSDTDQNVEEKGGSDDDDDDGGGDHGGSADEGDDDKGSADEGDDDKGSDDEGDDGGSGDEDDDGGSDEESDDGGNNNDTAK; the protein is encoded by the exons ATGCTGCTTATCGTTGTAGTATTTTCTGCTTGGTTTCCAAACGCCCATGGCCAAA GCCTTGCACGTCTGTATGGCTTACAGCCCACTGGAGGTGCACAGTGGGGCCCCTGGGCTCCCTGGGCACTGTGTAACACATCCCCAACCGCATGTGGAACAGGTACCCATGTCAGGCACAGGCAGTGCCAAGGCGTTGGCTGTGTACCCGAGATCAGGGGGTGGCAGCAAATAGCAACCTTTGAAAATGGGAACTGTGTAAAGCCTTGTGAAG CTGACAATGGTGGAAGAGGAGCTT ACTACAATGGGAACTGGGGAGAGTGGAGTAAGTGGGCCTGCACAGAGCCGTGCCAGCCTGGTGTTCAAGCTACGAGGGAGCGCTACTGTGATAACCCTAGTCCGACACCTGGACATCACTGTGTCGGGGATGACAACGGGGAACAGAGGCAGGAGGAGCCTGCTGCATGTGAGGATTACTGTGCAAAAG AGTGGACAGACTGGTCGTCCTGGTCTGTGTGCTCGATGACCTGCAATGCCCCTGTGAGGAAGAGGATCAGAGATTGTCTGGGGATTGGGGCTCCTTGTCCTGGAGACGCAGAGGAGACCAAGAACTGTGATCAGGATTGGAGGCATGACCCCTGTCCTGCCC AGCATGGCGAGTGGGGAAATTGGGGTGCATGGTCACCAGACTGCTACCCACAGTGCCTCACAGGAACCCGCACCAGACACAGGGACTGTGACAACCCTCCTCCTGTCGGGGATGGGGAAT TCTGCCAAGGAGTGGATGAAGACACGAAGCAGTGTGATATAGATGAGTACATGATGACAGTGTGTAAAGCTCAAGCAGAGTGGACAAAGTGGAGCGGGTGGCAAGAGTGCACAGCCACATGTGGCAGGGCTACAG GATTCAGAACGAGGCAGTGTAAGAACCCAGATGGGACCCTGGGGAACACCTGTCGTGGGGCCGACAAACAAGAGGCTCAATGTTCCCTGCCACCTTGTTCTGCACTGGTATTTCAAGAGGAGGAACAGGGCAAGATAGAAGCACTTGAAAAACTCAGAGAGCAAGAGAAAAACA AGATCCATCACAATATCATAGTAGAGACGGTTGTGGAGGCTAAACTACCCTGCAGGCATGACAAGGGTCAACTGGCTACTGAAAAAGCTACATGGAAAAAAGACGGCAAGTCCCTAGAGGTGGATGGAAAACACTTGGTGTTGGACAAGTGGGATCTAA CCATCAAGTCCTCCAGGGTTAATGACACAGGCATCTATGTTTGCAGGAGGGGTGAAAAAGGAGATCCAGACCATGCGCCGATAATATACGCAGTAACAG TGATTCCAGACAAGGGCAAAGGTGTGCAGACTGAGAAGGTTGGCACCGAAATCAAGCTGCCCTGCAACAGTGGGGTGTTAGCCATCATGATCAAGGGGGCAACTGCTGAATGGACAAGGGACAAAAAGATCGTTAAGAAAATGGAAAACCTGAGA ACCCCCAGTTTTGTGATGGACAAACCTAGCGTGGAGGACTCTGGTGTGTACATCTGCAATGTGAAAGATCCAGAGACAAAGAAACACTACACAACCAACAGGGTGGAACTAAAGG TCCTCACGGCTAACATGATGGACAAAGCTTTTGCCAAGGCGCTGGACATACGATCAAAGAACCCGGCCGTCCTCTTCGGAGCCCTTGGTGGAGTCGGGGGATTCATAGTGCTTGTTGGCATCGTGTGCTTGATATTGAAAAA ACTCCAGGCCAATGAACTGAAGGACGAGCCACAACTGTCATCAGACGAGGAAGAGAAAATTGGCATG CTGGGATCCGATGAGGGTGAGGATGGACCAGTGGATGAAGACAAGGAAGATGTCCTTGGAGAGGGTGAAACGAAAGCAGCACCAGAGGAAGAAACAGGATCAGGCAGTGATAAAGAAAAACAGGGGTCAGACACTGAtcagaatgtagaagaaaaaggtggcagtgatgatgatgatgatgatggaggaGGTGACCATGGAGGTAGTGCTGATGAAGGTGATGATGATAAAGGAAGTGCTGATGAAGGTGATGATGATAAAGGAAGTGatgatgaaggtgatgatgGAGGAAgtggtgatgaagatgatgatggagGAAGCGATGAAGAAAGTGATGATGGAGGAAATAATAacgatacag CTAAATGA
- the LOC136433836 gene encoding F-box/WD repeat-containing protein 2-like — protein MHGTDLHVATDAGVTGRSHQPRRMKEANEFKSWLSQLSRDFSDLDDKQRNETLDLLIATSGASQLSHLSTKLETLLKRDFLRLLPLELSFYLCTFLDPKTLLRCCVVSKQWNKVVSGCSQAWYAACWQIGLRMDCDEKSQDGQLLKHSYLRAISRHRDLEDGTAFESTSLYGHSARVYALYYSEGKLATGSDDLSVRLWDVQTGKCLHVIETHTCADLKFDKDKVVTASFDNTLACWDWATGQRMQVFVGHVGAVFSVDYSDELQLLASGSADGTVNLWALNTGECYNVFRGHTEWVTRVILRKCQVDSVVHRAGEYVLISMDRNEIKIWPISTEVNCKPLRTLAVSEDKSISLLPRLQFDGRGIVCASDIGIYLWDFATFELRIIPTKQCSPALLGFGTVFSLIYHWQHLYVMDVRTQRYICKYPLPVIRKSKRGSSIIAGDCDWLDGFELNEKLGLVFATSMPDHSIFLIRWRKNDT, from the exons ATGCATGGCACCGATCTGCATGTTGCCACTGATGCTGGAGTGACTGGACGCAGCCATCAACCCAGGAGGATGAAGGAGGCGAACGAGTTCAAGTCTTGGCTGTCCCAGCTGTCTCGAGATTTCTCGGACCTGGACGACAAGCAGCGTAACGAGACCCTGGACCTCCTGATCGCCACCAGTGGTGCCAGTCAGCTGTCCCATCTGTCCACCAAACTGGAGACGCTGCTGAAGAGAGACTTCTTGCGACTGTTGCCTCTGGAATTGAGTTTCTACCTGTGCACATTTTTGGATCCTAAGACATTATTAAG GTGCTGTGTGGTGAGCAAGCAGTGGAACAAGGTGGTTAGTGGGTGCTCCCAAGCCTGGTATGCTGCGTGTTGGCAGATCGGACTGAGGATGGACTGCGACGAGAAGTCTCAGGATGGACAGCTGCTCAAACATTCCTACCTGAGGGCCATCTCCAGGCACAGGGACCTGGAGGACGGGACAGCCTTCGAGAGCACCTCGCTGTATGGTCACAGCGCGAGGGTGTACGCCCTGTACTACAGTGAGGGGAAGCTTGCAACGGGGTCCGATGACTTGTCCGTGCGACTGTGGGACGTGCAGACTGGGAAGTGTTTACACGTCATAGAAACACACACCTGCGCTGACCTGAAGTTCGACAAGGACAAGGTGGTGACGGCCTCGTTTGACAACACTTTGGCATGCTGGGATTGGGCCACAGGTCAAAGGATGCAGGTGTTTGTTGGCCATGTTGGTGCGGTGTTCAGTGTGGACTACAGCGATGAATTACAGCTGTTGGCCAGCGGATCGGCCGACGGCACGGTCAACCTTTGGGCTCTGAACACGGGGGAATGTTACAATGTATTTCGCGGGCACACCGAGTGGGTAACGAGAGTTATATTGAGGAAGTGTCAAGTTGATTCTGTCGTCCATCGAGCAGGAGAGTATGTACTGATCAGCATGgacagaaatgaaataaagatatggcCAATCAGCACAGAGGTCAACTGCAAACCCCTCAGAACACTGGCAGTGTCTGAGGACAAGAGCATCAGCTTGTTGCCAAGGTTACAGTTTGATGGGCGGGGCATTGTTTGTGCGTCCGACATAGGTATCTACCTGTGGGACTTTGCAACATTCGAGCTGCGCATCATTCCCACCAAGCAGTGTTCTCCAGCTCTGTTGGGTTTCGGCACAGTGTTTTCGCTGATCTACCATTGGCAGCACCTATATGTCATGGACGTCAGGACTCAGAGGTACATCTGTAAATACCCGCTCCCCGTCATCAGGAAGTCCAAGAGAGGTTCCAGTATCATAGCAGGAGACTGTGACTGGCTGGACGGGTTTGAACTGAACGAGAAGTTAGGACTGGTGTTTGCCACTAGCATGCCTGACcacagcatattcttgataaGGTGGAGAAAAAACGACACATAG